The DNA segment TTTTTCATTGAACTGTTTCGCCTCGCGCTAAATAAGCTTCAGATTGTGTAGCTTCACGACTCCCCGGGTAAAGCGCGACTACGTTATGAAGGGCTTCACGAGCCTCATCTTTGCGCCCTAATTTTTGATAACAAAGACCAAGTTTGTAAAGTGAGGCTACAGCTTTGTTACCGTCGGGATAATTCTTGTAAAGCTGTTCAAACTTAAGTGCTGCTTGAGTGAAATTTCCACGCTCATAAAAAGTATGAGCAAGTAGATAAAGCGCATTGTTAGTTATGGGTGAACTTTTGTAAGACTTAAGTAGAATTTCAACATCTTTTTGCAAATCATAAAGCTCAGGTTTTTTTGCATTAGCCAAAGCTCGAGCCCATAATCTTTCTTGTCCACTTAGATTACTTGCGGGGTTTTTTTCAGGTGCAGGTGCAGGTGCAGTTGTTATTACTGGAACCGTTTTCCCATTATCTAATTGATCTTTAAGGAGTAAGATTTTGTTATTAAGTTCTTCGATGGTTGCAGCTTGTTTGCCTTGAATTTTTTGAAGTTCTAAAACCTGATTTTTAATTTGGATTTGATCAGGCGATGTAACGCGCGATCCTCTGGTCATACAACCAGTCAAAGCCAACATGGCAATAATAAATAATATACGTTGTGTCATCTCAGAAGCCCTTTATCCTATCATTTAATTGTAAAGAGCTCTGGGTACAGACGCAAGACTCTAAGCACGATTAAATGGGAAAAACCGAGAAATCTTTCGAAGTTGCGTTTTCACTGTCGAATCAAAAAGCTCTTGCCAATTTACTTCAAGTTGCATTTCTTTGATTTTAGCAAGGCCATCGACATTTGAACTCTTAGGAGTTGCGGCTATTATTCTCTCAACTGGTATTTGGTCCTGGGTGCTGCGATTTTTTAACTTATTTAACGGATTACGCCCCAGTTTCTGTTTCTCTAACATGGCTTATTACCTCTTTTGCAAATTCAATGTATTCCGCACTTGACCGGCTCTGAGGAGCATAACTCAAAATACTTTTTCCGTGGCCGGAACTTTCTGCAATTTTAACGCTGTTATGAATTTTTGATTCAAAAACTTTTTCTCCGAATTGTTTCTTAAGCGCATCAAGAACTTCCCAATTAAGTTTTCGACGATTATCAAACATATTTGGAATAATTCCTAAAATTTCTAAACCTGGATTTCGATCATGAAGAGATTTTATAGTATTTTGAAGAAGGACTATTCCCTCAAGTGAGAAAAACTCTAATTGCACAGGTATGATCACAGACTCTGAAGCCACAAGACCGTTTACCGTGAGTAGATTAAGTGCTGGAGGGTTATCGATGATCACATAATCAAAATGTTCAACTACCGAGCTAATGGCGCGCTTGAGGATATATTCTTTATCAGGACGTGAAACTAAATAAAACTCCACACCCGCGAGCATCGAATCAGCTGCTAAGATGAAAAGATTTTCATTAATCTTTGTTAGCTGCGACATGTCTAAAATATTTTGAGATTTTCGCGTCACATAAATTTCATCGATAGTGAGTTGAGGAGGATTATCTTCTGAAAGAGCATAGCTTGTCAGATTACCCTGCGGGTCATTATCAATGAGAAGTACTTGAGAATTAAGTTCTGTGAGTGCCCATGCAAGATTGAAGGCGGTAGTTGTTTTTCCGACTCCACCTTTTTGATTTGCAACACTGATAATTGTGGCCATGATTGATTTGAAGAATTTTTGAAAAAACTAGCAAGATAAAAAGATTTTATATTGACTTCCTAACCGCATCCCAATAACTTGCTGTGACCTCATTACATTAAAATTTATCAAAAACTTGTGGATAAGTTTACAAGTATTGTTAATAAGTATCTTTCCGCGTGGTCAGACTATTTCTAACCCACATTGAACCTGATGCACTAAGTACTTAAAATTCTGAAACAAAATTAAAATCAAATTTTTAAATTTCACTTTTTTTCGAGTTATCCACAAACTTTGTGGAAAAAGACACTTTCAATGACCTAGACCCCACGTAGATTCAACATTCCAGCGAGTTGGTGCAAAAAGAGGCAGTCATTAAATGGCTAAAATGATTCGAAATTTTATCAGAACCTGGACTTAAGTTAAGTGTTTATGAAGAAATCTTAAATTCCGCCGGTAAAAGCCTTATCTGGCGTCACTTTCGTTTTAAAGCGTATCTGAGGCTATACCAAACCTTGCACTGGTACTGGTTTCATGAAAATGATTTCTTGGATCATCGGCTGCGCAATTCAAATAACCCTCATTAGATTCGACTCATTAAAGTGTCTTATAGTTTTTTCAAATTGGGTTTTTCTTAAATCTCAAAATTTTATCAGCCAAAATCCTAGCTCCTGGAATTGGCTTTATGAAGCTCTGCTCATTGGCAATCAAGACATGGTTAGAGCTAACCCTCTTATGCAATCATTTTTGATACTTGGCATTTATCATCTCATTGTCGTTTCAGGCAGTCATGTAGTGAATGTTCATCATTGGACGCGCCGTTTCACAATATTTTTACCCCAAAGTCTTACTCATCTAATTGTGACCATAGTTCTAATTGCCTTCACCTTTGCCAATCGCCTGCAAGCGTCTTGTGTGCGCGCAGTTATTCATTTGGGATTGGGCAAATTATTTAAAATTTCATCACTTGCACAAGCAGACTTGCAGTTTTTAACCACATGCGTGTGTCTTTTGTTAAGCCCTCAATGGGTAGAATCTCTTTCTTTTCAGCTATCAAGTGCTGCAAGTTTAGGTCTTTGTATTGCGGCATCACTTCAAATTCAAAACAGCTTTAAACGACGGTGCATGCAATCGCTTTTATGTACTTTGGTGATGACTCCCCTACTCTATAGTATTCAGCCATGCCTTTCATGGCTCATCATTCCGACAAACATTCTAGCTGCCCCTGTATTTGAATTCATTTTATTGCCTTTGAGTTTTTTAAACGTTGTTTGCCCGCTTTTAAGACCGATTTTAGAACCAGTACTAGAAATTTTATTTAACCTCACACGGTTTTTAAGTGAATTTGAAAACCCAGTTCTCTGCTTTGAAGAAAGGAATTTAAAAACATGGGGATTTATCTACGTAAGTATTGTTTATTTTTTATGGCGCTTATTATTACCTTCACTTACGCGATACCTATTTTGGAAAAGCCAACGCCAAAAACACAATTAAGAATTTGGAGTGTAGGCCAAGGGGATTTCATAAGCATAATTAATCAAAAAGAATGTCTCTTTATTGATGCGGGAGGAAGTATTGACGCATCACTGAAGATGCTTTTGTTTTTACGTGAATCGTGTCGAGAGAAGACGAATCATATTTTCATTTCACACTTTCACCGCGATCATTTGATGAATTTTGAAAGACTTAAAAAACATTTAAAGAAAGTAGAAGTTTATGTTTCAACTTCAAAGCCACAAAACTTTATGGGCAAAAAGTTTATGCATAAACTTATGTTGCACTCAGACTTACATATCATAAGCAATGGTTTTAAAAAGAAATTCTCTAAAGTTGATTTGAAATGTCTGTGGCCTCCGAAAAACTTTAAGCACTCTAAAGATGAAAATGACAACAGTCTTGTACTTTTATTAAATATCTCCGGGCTAAAAATCTTATTAACCGGAGATATTTCAAAAAAAGTTGAACGCAAATTAGAACTTCAACCAATTGATATTTTAAAAGTTGCACATCACGGAAGTAACACCAGTACAACTGATGAGTTTCTTGTAAAAACAAAACCAAAAGCGTGTGCTATTAGTGTTGGTGTGAAAAACACCTACGGGCATCCTCACCCAAAAGTTCTAAAACGATTGACACAAAATCATTGCATCCCTTTAAGAACAGATCAGTTGGGTTCGCTTGTTATGGATTTATAGGTTTTGTGCCTGCTAAGAGCTGATTTTTTCTAAACTACTGACATCATTTGCATCGATGTCTTTTTTATTACCATCATACAAAAATACAAGTCTACCGCGAACGCGGCCGTCTGAAGTGATACGTACATTGTGATCAGTGATATGACCTCTGAGGTATTTTCCGGCCTTAGTGATAATAAGAACAGTTGGTGTTGCTGGGCTTTGAGCGCCTTCTGGCAACACCAAACTGTCTACCAATTCAACAAATTCAAAACGCATTTGAGTATCGAATCACTTTTAGATTTTAAGTGGTTCGTAAGGTAAACCCAAATCGCGAGCTACTTGTTCGTAAACTACTTTGCCACGATAAACGTTTACACCTTTGTAAAGCGCTTTGTCTTTTGCACACGCTTCTTCAACACCCAAATTAGCCAGCATGATGGCGTATTTCAAAGTCACGTTTGTTAATGCGTAAGTTGATGTCCGAGAGAAAACTCCGGGCATATTAGGCACGCAATAATGAATGACTCCATCAACTTCAAATGTAGGGTCTTTATGACTTGTGGGCCTGCATGTTTCAATACAACCCCCTTGGTCAACAGCGATATCAACTACAACACTGCCCTTTTCCATTTGACCAATCATTTCACGAGTAACGAGATGGGGAGCTTTTGCTCCTGGAACAAGTACTGCACCAATTAACAAATCGGTTTCTGGTACAGAGCGTTCGATATTGGTGATGTTTGAATGCAGAGTTTGAACCTTGCTTCCGAACACATCATCTAAATATTCTAAACGACGAAGGCTAATATCTAAAATTGTAACTTGGGCACCAAGGCCGACTGCCATTTTAGCCGCATTGATTCCTGATACACCGCCACCAAGAATGGTAACTTTACCCCGTTGAACTCCGGGAACTCCGCCTAATAAAATACCTTTTCCACCGCGATCGCGTTGCAAATAAGATGCGCCCACTTGTGTTGCCATACGCCCTGCAACTTCAGACATCGGAACAAGTAGTGGAAGACTTCCGTCATCAAGTTGAATTGTTTCGTATGCAACCCCTTTGATTTTACGATCAAGGAGTGCTTTTGTGAGTACGGGTTCTGGAGCTAAGTGAAGATAGGTGTAAAGAATTTGATCTTCTCTGAGCATTGGGTACTCTTCAGGAAGTGGCTCTTTTACTTTTATGATCATATCAGCTTTGGCGTAGACTTCTTTTTTAGAATCAATAATCGTCGCGCCCGCTTTTTCATATAAAGCATTACTGATACCGCTGCCGATACCTGCGTCTTTTTCAACAAGTACTTTATGACCTTCTCTTACAAGGGCTTTAACGCCACTTTCAACAAGGCCAACTCGATTTTCGCTTTGTTTAATTTCCTTTGGTACACCTATAATCATGCTTGTCTCCTGGAACTTGTGTACGCTCAAAATAAGATACGCTACACGTTGAAGTTGAGTTTTGAGAGAGCCGATTCTATACTCACTATTTCGGAAACGTCAATGCTAAGAACACTATGTTTTATAATGATTTCAGGGCTTTTTTGGGTAGCAACAACTCTCGTTGCACTGCCACAAGCCTATGCCGTCCCACCTGAGGGTTTAGAGGCCTATGCACTTGGTGGCCGTGGAGGCAAAAACCAAAGCCTTCTCTACGTAAACGCTGGTTATGTGAACCCCTCTTGGCTTTCTGATTATGAAACATTTCAAACTTATGTGTCAGTGGGAAATCGGGCGGGAAATTACATTACAGCCGGGGGCCATGTCACAGCTGGAAACCGTTTCGCTGATCGCGATGGCTATTTTATCAGATACGATCAAACCTTTTATAACCAATCGATGTCACTCAAACTCACTCACATTGATTATCGCTACATCAATGCGGGTAAAAATATAATCTCTCTAAATTACAACGCAGGTTTGGGAATTGGTAAAACCGCAAAATTTTATTTTGCATTGGGAATGTACTACAGGTTTTCACTTAATAGTTGGAACACACCCACATGGAGCCCCACAAACTACAACACCGAAGATAAAGAGTATTACCCAGAGTTTTGCTTTGGTACAAAGTTACTTTTAAATGGCGACAATTATATTACCGTTGATCTCAATAACCGTGATGTTTTTAATTCTTACAACGGAGATAATCTAGCCTCAGATGTGACACTTAATCTTGTTTCAGGTAAGTCACTCACTTGGCGCCTCACCAGTAGCACTCGCTATTCAAGTTTGTTATCGGGTACGGCAAATGTTAACGAGCAGACTTTTTTGTTGGGAATAATGACCGGCCTTTAATGATGCACAACCTTTTTAATCACACCACCCTCAGCACTTGCCAGTGCATTAATGACGATAAATGCTTGAGCATCAATCTCATGTACAATTTTTTTAATCTCACCCACTTCTAAACGTGTAACAACACAATATAATATTTCTTGATCAACTTGGCTCTTACCACCGAAACCTCTAAGCACCGTTACGCCTCGACCCAACATGCCCGTGATTTTTTCACGAATTAAACTATTATGTGCAGATATAATTGTAATAGCTGTGAAACCTTCAAATCCGTTAACAACAAATTCTAAAGTTTTAGCAGCGGTCACGTAAGTAAGTATGGAGTAGAGAGCTTGATCTACTCCCAATAATGACAAGGCCACTAAAAATAGAACTATATTAAAACCTAAGATCACATCCCCGACCCTTAAGATGTGAACACGTTTACTAATTA comes from the Oligoflexia bacterium genome and includes:
- the ald gene encoding alanine dehydrogenase → MIIGVPKEIKQSENRVGLVESGVKALVREGHKVLVEKDAGIGSGISNALYEKAGATIIDSKKEVYAKADMIIKVKEPLPEEYPMLREDQILYTYLHLAPEPVLTKALLDRKIKGVAYETIQLDDGSLPLLVPMSEVAGRMATQVGASYLQRDRGGKGILLGGVPGVQRGKVTILGGGVSGINAAKMAVGLGAQVTILDISLRRLEYLDDVFGSKVQTLHSNITNIERSVPETDLLIGAVLVPGAKAPHLVTREMIGQMEKGSVVVDIAVDQGGCIETCRPTSHKDPTFEVDGVIHYCVPNMPGVFSRTSTYALTNVTLKYAIMLANLGVEEACAKDKALYKGVNVYRGKVVYEQVARDLGLPYEPLKI
- a CDS encoding MBL fold metallo-hydrolase, with protein sequence MEKPTPKTQLRIWSVGQGDFISIINQKECLFIDAGGSIDASLKMLLFLRESCREKTNHIFISHFHRDHLMNFERLKKHLKKVEVYVSTSKPQNFMGKKFMHKLMLHSDLHIISNGFKKKFSKVDLKCLWPPKNFKHSKDENDNSLVLLLNISGLKILLTGDISKKVERKLELQPIDILKVAHHGSNTSTTDEFLVKTKPKACAISVGVKNTYGHPHPKVLKRLTQNHCIPLRTDQLGSLVMDL
- a CDS encoding tetratricopeptide repeat protein; this encodes MTQRILFIIAMLALTGCMTRGSRVTSPDQIQIKNQVLELQKIQGKQAATIEELNNKILLLKDQLDNGKTVPVITTAPAPAPEKNPASNLSGQERLWARALANAKKPELYDLQKDVEILLKSYKSSPITNNALYLLAHTFYERGNFTQAALKFEQLYKNYPDGNKAVASLYKLGLCYQKLGRKDEAREALHNVVALYPGSREATQSEAYLARGETVQ
- a CDS encoding YitT family protein: MRNRFLFETKNAFLIVIGIFSAALGLKGFLFSSNFIDGGVTGISMLLAKTTSLPLSIWLPLVNIPFIFIAYWHLGSAFAIRSTLAIAGLALTLVVLPFPDITQDLILTAVFGGFFIGAGIGFAIKGGAVLDGTEIAALLISKRVHILRVGDVILGFNIVLFLVALSLLGVDQALYSILTYVTAAKTLEFVVNGFEGFTAITIISAHNSLIREKITGMLGRGVTVLRGFGGKSQVDQEILYCVVTRLEVGEIKKIVHEIDAQAFIVINALASAEGGVIKKVVHH
- a CDS encoding ComEC/Rec2 family competence protein — encoded protein: MKMISWIIGCAIQITLIRFDSLKCLIVFSNWVFLKSQNFISQNPSSWNWLYEALLIGNQDMVRANPLMQSFLILGIYHLIVVSGSHVVNVHHWTRRFTIFLPQSLTHLIVTIVLIAFTFANRLQASCVRAVIHLGLGKLFKISSLAQADLQFLTTCVCLLLSPQWVESLSFQLSSAASLGLCIAASLQIQNSFKRRCMQSLLCTLVMTPLLYSIQPCLSWLIIPTNILAAPVFEFILLPLSFLNVVCPLLRPILEPVLEILFNLTRFLSEFENPVLCFEERNLKTWGFIYVSIVYFLWRLLLPSLTRYLFWKSQRQKHN
- a CDS encoding ParA family protein, yielding MATIISVANQKGGVGKTTTAFNLAWALTELNSQVLLIDNDPQGNLTSYALSEDNPPQLTIDEIYVTRKSQNILDMSQLTKINENLFILAADSMLAGVEFYLVSRPDKEYILKRAISSVVEHFDYVIIDNPPALNLLTVNGLVASESVIIPVQLEFFSLEGIVLLQNTIKSLHDRNPGLEILGIIPNMFDNRRKLNWEVLDALKKQFGEKVFESKIHNSVKIAESSGHGKSILSYAPQSRSSAEYIEFAKEVISHVRETETGA